The following are encoded together in the Pseudodesulfovibrio indicus genome:
- a CDS encoding MBL fold metallo-hydrolase, with translation MRVTFAGVGEAFDELLPNTSLLVESGDSSILLDCGFTATCRFWSLATRPLDLDAVFVSHFHADHYFGLPALVVRSIEEGRTKRLTILGPNGIESRFNRLMELAYSNAMTKAKFEIFFIECVPGEDFKHSGFRFRFALNDHSMPCLAIRLDAGGKSLYYSGDGKPTDATVDLAEDCDLVVHEAFTLDEITLGHGDVGTSLEMARKSGAKACALVHMKRTIRHTMMDMIKMAIQTVPEVNAFVPEPGDVYEF, from the coding sequence ATGCGCGTGACCTTTGCCGGGGTGGGCGAGGCCTTTGACGAACTGCTCCCCAACACCTCACTGCTCGTGGAGTCCGGAGACTCCTCCATCCTCCTGGATTGCGGGTTCACCGCTACCTGCCGGTTCTGGAGCCTGGCCACCCGTCCGCTGGATCTCGACGCGGTGTTCGTCTCCCATTTCCACGCCGACCACTACTTCGGCCTTCCGGCCCTGGTCGTCCGCTCCATCGAGGAGGGGCGCACCAAGCGGCTGACCATCCTCGGCCCCAACGGCATCGAGTCGCGGTTCAACCGGCTCATGGAGCTGGCCTATTCCAACGCCATGACCAAGGCCAAGTTCGAGATCTTCTTCATCGAGTGCGTGCCGGGCGAGGACTTCAAGCACAGCGGCTTCCGGTTCCGCTTCGCGCTCAACGACCATTCCATGCCCTGCCTGGCCATCCGCCTGGATGCCGGGGGCAAGTCGCTGTACTACTCCGGCGACGGCAAGCCCACGGACGCCACCGTGGACCTGGCCGAGGACTGCGACCTGGTGGTCCACGAGGCGTTCACCCTGGACGAGATCACCCTGGGCCACGGCGACGTGGGCACCTCCCTGGAAATGGCCCGCAAGTCCGGGGCCAAGGCGTGCGCCCTGGTGCACATGAAACGGACCATCCGCCACACCATGATGGACATGATCAAGATGGCCATCCAGACCGTGCCGGAAGTCAACGCCTTCGTGCCCGAACCGGGCGACGTCTACGAGTTCTGA